One Festucalex cinctus isolate MCC-2025b chromosome 1, RoL_Fcin_1.0, whole genome shotgun sequence genomic region harbors:
- the LOC144017988 gene encoding NAD-dependent protein deacylase sirtuin-5, mitochondrial-like, whose protein sequence is MLLQRRAIVSLGLRLFSSHAASGPLADKASSSSDMSEFRKVFSSAKHIAIITGAGVSAESGVPTFRGEHEKWRKWQSQDLASPEAFSRYPSRVWEFYHHRREVALNKKPNAAHEAIAECEARLKKQGRKVVVITQCIDDLHQQAGSKHVLKIHGSLTETRCLSCGDVDVNKRSPICAALKNKGSPDPNAADANIPVDKLPRCSESDCNGLLRPNVVFFGETLDSHLLTKVEKELEICDLCLVVGTSSIVYPAAMFGPQVASRGVPVAEFNLRATPKSEYFTYHFQGPCGTTLPAALAPHESEVV, encoded by the exons ATGCTGCTTCAACGTCGAGCTATTGTGTCACTCGGCCTCCGCTTGTTTTCCAGTCATGCGGCCAGCGGACCTTTGGCGGACAAGGCAAGCTCTAGCTCAG ACATGTCTGAATTCCGAAAGGTCTTTTCCAGTGCCAAGCACATAGCGATCATCACTGGGGCCGGTGTGAGCGCTGAGAGCGGAGTCCCAACATTCCGTGGTGAACATGAGAAATGGAGGAAATGGCAGTCTCAA GACCTGGCTTCCCCAGAGGCATTCTCCCGCTACCCGTCACGTGTCTGGGAGTTCTACCATCATAGGCGAGAGGTGGCGTTGAACAAGAAGCCCAACGCTGCGCACGAGGCAATAGCGGAGTGCGAGGCCCGACTGAAAAAGCAGGGCCGCAAAGTGGTGGTTATAACACAGTGCATCGACGACCTGCACCAGCAAGCCGGCTCCAAACATGTGCTCAAGATTCACG GCAGCCTGACGGAGACGCGTTGTCTGAGTTGTGGTGATGTGGACGTCAACAAGCGCAGCCCCATATGTGCGGCCCTCAAGAACAAGGG TTCACCTGACCCTAATGCGGCTGATGCTAACATTCCAGTGGATAAACTGCCAAG GTGCTCCGAAAGCGATTGCAACGGTCTGCTGAGGCCGAACGTCGTGTTTTTCGGGGAGACGCTGGACTCTCACCTCCTGACCAAAGTGGAAAAAGAGCTGGAAATTTGTGATCTTTGTCTAGTG GTGGGTACATCATCAATCGTCTACCCGGCAGCCATGTTCGGACCCCAGGTGGCATCAAGGGGCGTCCCGGTGGCGGAGTTTAACCTACGAGCAACACCAAAGTCAGAGTACTTCAC GTACCACTTCCAGGGTCCGTGTGGAACAACACTGCCCGCAGCCTTGGCGCCACACGAGTCCGAGGTGGTCTAA